One region of Kazachstania africana CBS 2517 chromosome 3, complete genome genomic DNA includes:
- the UBP14 gene encoding ubiquitin-specific protease UBP14 (similar to Saccharomyces cerevisiae UBP14 (YBR058C); ancestral locus Anc_3.270), producing MCTVDEILSPIDVPSVILKDECIYCFESIYNDKDSETHSLNICLSCFQPLCHEHVRTHMNVTGNACENIHVNYLNLFKVAKEEEDDRNQDRDRNKKIKLQVIEKSEDETYNTFWKLLVFNVEDNEKNVLLESKGCTTIPPKINEILQSKSKTLVDQTNSWELELKTCQHIMSFDVNSLHSKEVDISSCNDCTLDSNLWLCLHCGNIGCGRQQIGIEGNSHALAHFDSNKTHPLAIKLGSLSKSSNDVYCYECDDEVKFSDDKTMESILTKFSFDLHNKLATEKTLTELQVEQNLNWDFKMTDSAGHELIKLEPNGNFGCGLINLGNSCYLNSILQALFAQDVSQWADVLMDTIGKDFPVDVVYPSNNVKCQLIKLLNAMKINPSRYPEGIKPRSFKNCIGQNNKEFTSNKQQDALEFLSYFVNELDKKLFKKELTNPGDLMRCYMEDRLQCLRCKHVKYSYQANESIQLPLKDNNEPQDIRERLDAFFKGEVIEFNCPHCQKMTEASKRPGLKTFPNLLVLSPIRIKLENWIPIKTANELLLPGVDDFDDVLDLSMYQSKGLDTTVETEFPEEQFKPDEAATSQLLETGFSQNAILRALYATGNNSNPEVAMNWLLQHMDESDLNAEFKIPEKSGQKPQINEESLNSMISMGLAQNLSRKALILNNGDINASIEWVFNNMDDNGELPEENTASQGAKEFGHLSAAPYKLTGVVCHKGTSVHSGHYVAFIKKIVDNVERWVLYNDEKIVLGDDTAEIKKNGYIYFYSRVE from the coding sequence AAATGCATGTGAAAATATCCATGTAAACTATCTGAATCTCTTTAAAGTTGCaaaagaagaggaagatgatAGAAATCAGGACAGAGATAGAAATAAGAAGATTAAATTACAAGTTATCGAAAaatctgaagatgaaacGTACAATACATTCTGGAAATTGTTAGTTTTTAACgttgaagataatgaaaagaatgtTTTACTTGAAAGTAAAGGTTGTACTACGATTCCTCCTAagataaatgaaattttacaatCGAAATCAAAAACACTAGTAGACCAAACTAATTCCTGGGAACTCGAGTTGAAAACATGCCAACATATTATGAGCTTTGACGTCAATTCTTTGCATTCCAAAGAAGTCGATATATCAAGCTGCAATGATTGTACCTTGGACTCAAATCTATGGTTATGTTTGCACTGTGGCAATATTGGCTGTGGAAGGCAGCAAATTGGTATTGAAGGCAATTCACATGCATTAGCTCACTTTGATAGCAACAAAACACATCCTTTAGCTATTAAACTAGGCTCTCTGAGTAAGTCTTCCAATGATGTTTACTGCTACGAATGTGATGATGAAGTCAAGTTTTCAGATGATAAGACAATGGAATCAATCCTTACAAAGTTTAGTTTTGATTTACATAATAAATTAGCTACAGAAAAGACGCTTACCGAATTACAAGTTGAACAAAATCTAAATTGGGATTTTAAAATGACCGATTCTGCTGGGCATGAACTAATCAAGCTAGAACCTAATGGAAACTTTGGCTGTggtttgataaatttgggAAACTCCTGCTATTTGAATTCCATTTTGCAAGCTTTGTTTGCCCAGGATGTGTCCCAGTGGGCGGATGTGCTGATGGATACTATCGGAAAGGATTTTCCTGTAGATGTTGTCTACCCAAGTAACAATGTGAAATGTCAACTCATAAAACTATTGAATGCCATGAAGATTAATCCATCCAGATATCCCGAGGGAATAAAACCAAggtctttcaaaaattgcaTTGGCCAAAATAACAAAGAATTTACTTCCAATAAACAACAAGATGCCTTGgaatttttatcatattttgtaaatgaattagataaaaaattgtttaaaaAGGAACTAACTAATCCGGGCGACTTAATGAGATGTTACATGGAAGACAGATTACAATGTTTAAGATGCAAACATGTTAAATATTCGTATCAAGCCAATGAGTCGATTCAGCTACCATTGAAAGACAATAATGAGCCACAAGATATAAGAGAACGGTTAGAtgcatttttcaaaggGGAAGTCATAGAGTTCAATTGCCCACATTGTCAAAAGATGACTGAAGCTTCTAAAAGGCCCGGTTTAAAGACATTTCCTAACCTTCTTGTTCTCAGCCCAATTAGAATCAAGTTGGAGAATTGGATTCCAATCAAAACTGCCAATGAATTACTTTTACCGGGTGTTGATGATTTCGATGATGTATTAGACCTTTCAATGTATCAATCAAAGGGGTTGGATACAACTGTTGAGACGGAATTTCCTGAAGAGCAATTCAAGCCCGATGAAGCGGCCACATCACAGCTCTTAGAGACAGGATTTTCACAAAATGCGATCTTAAGAGCTCTATATGCTACGGGGAACAATTCCAATCCAGAAGTTGCTATGAATTGGTTACTTCAACACATGGATGAATCTGACTTAAATGCGGAATTTAAAATTCCAGAGAAAAGTGGGCAAAAGCCCCAGATCAACGAAGAATCACTTAATTCCATGATTTCCATGGGACTTGCCCAAAATCTTTCAAGGAAAGCACTTATTTTGAACAATGGTGATATTAACGCAAGTATCGAATGGGTTTTCAACAATATGGATGACAATGGCGAACTTCCTGAGGAAAACACGGCCTCACAAGGTGCGAAAGAATTTGGCCATTTAAGCGCGGCACCTTATAAATTAACTGGGGTAGTATGCCATAAAGGTACTTCTGTGCATTCAGGCCATTATGTTGcttttattaaaaaaattgtggACAATGTGGAAAGGTGGGTACTATacaatgatgaaaagattgtTCTTGGTGACGATACGGcagaaattaaaaagaatggttacatatatttttattctcGAGTTGAATAA